AGAAGCTGTCCAGTTAGCCAATCACATTCACCTGTGGTGAAATGCCAGGGTATTTTTGACCTCGGAATTCAATCCCGGCCCCGATCTTCACTTTGAAAGCAGGACTGCCCCATGGCCCTCAATGACATCGCCCACGGCGCGGTGAACAAAAAGCTCTTCCTCATGGAGAAGGATCTCCCGAGGTTTGCCGTGCGGTCCATTCTCGCCGGTGTCTATCTCACGCTGGGCACCGCTTTCGCCGTCGTCGCGGGCCAGGCCGTGGAGAAAACGGCACCCGGGCACGGCCTGGGGGCGCTCGTCTTTGCGTTCCTGTTCGGCCTGGGCCTGTTCTCCATTGTCATTCTCAATTCCGAGCTGGCCACGGGAAACATGATGTTCGGCAGCTACGGCGCCGCGACCGGTCAGATCGGCTGGGGCAAGGCGCTGTGGTTCATGTTTGTCACCACCGTCTTCAACCTCGTTGGCGCGCTGCTCATCGCCGCAATCATCGGCGTCTCCGCCAAGTTCCACGGTTTTGACACCACTCACCTGGCGGCGACACTGACCGAGGGCAAGCTCAACAAGAGCTGGTGGGATGCGCTAATCGAGGGCATTGCCGCTAACTTCGTGGTCAACATGGCGATTGTTGGTGCGCTGTTCGCCAAGGACTTCGTGTCCAAGTTCTTCGTCATCGTGCCCATCATCGCGATCTTTGTCGGCCTCGGCCTCGAGCACGTCATCGCCAACTTCTCGCTGATGTCCATCACCGGATTCGCCGGCCTGTTCAATGGCGGTGTCTATCTGGAGAGCTGGAGCATCGGCGCGATCGCGCTCAACTGGGTGATGGTGTGGATCGGCAATGTCATCGGCGGCGGCCTGCTCATCGGCGGCGTCTACGCCTGGCTGAACAAGGGCGACGAGGTCTACCGGGACTAGTCCAGACGTCTGGACGATTTTCGGTGTTAGTCCTCCTCCCGGCTGTGATCCACGAAGGCAGCCAGGTCGTCCCCGGCGACGGCGGCAGCGAAGAGCTCCGGGAAGAGATCCGGCGTGCAGGCGAAGGCGGGTATATCCATGGCCCGTAGCTCGGCGGCGAGGTCCTTGTCGTAGGCGGGTGCGCCGGAATCGGAGAGCGCGAGCAAGACAATGGCGATAACTCCCCGTTCCTTCAGCTCGTGCATCCGGCTGAGAAGTTCGCTGCGGACACCGTTCTCGTACAGGTCGCTGATGAGGATGAACACGGAATCCGTGGGCGAGGTGATCAACCCGGAGCAGTAGGCGACCGCCCGGTTGATGTCGGTTCCTCCTCCCAGCTGGGTGCCGAAGATGACGTCGACGGGGTCCGCGAGCCGGTCTGTGAGGTCGGCGATCTCGGTGTCGAAGGCGACGAGTGACGTCTTCAGGCTCCGGATGCTGCCCAGCACCGCGGCGAAAACCGAGGAGTAGATGATCGATTCCGCCATCGATCCCGACTGGTCGATGGCGAGGACCACCTCCTTTTCGATCCCCGTGTTTCGACGCCGGTAGCCCACCAATTTCTCGGGGATCACCGTGCCGAGCTCTGGGGAGTAGTTACCCAGGTTGGCGCGGATGGTGCGGTCGAAATCGATGTCGGACACGTGCCGGGGGCGCCGGGTCCGCGCGGCCCGGTCGAGGGCGCCGCGGACGGAGGCCTCTGTGGACTGGCGGATGCGTTTTTCGATGTCGTCGACGACCGTCTGCACCACCTGTCTGGCCTTGGCCTTGAGATCCTCCGGGATCAGCGAGGACATCTCCGCCAGTGTGGTCACCAGTTCCAGGTCGGGTTCCAGGTTGTCCAGGATGCCCGGCTCGTTGAGCATGGCCCGCAGGCCGAGCTTGTTGAGGGCATCGGCCTGCACCACTTCGACCACGGAGGCAGGGAAGAAGGTGCGAATATCGCTGAGCCAGGTCGACACCCGTGGTGCCCCGTTCCCGCCGCCGAGCTTTCGCTGGCCTCGCCCGTGGTCGTAGAGCTTGCCGAGGGCGTCGCTCATGCCCTTCTCTTCCGCGGTCAATTCGCGGCCCTCGGTGCCGAGGACCAGCGCCCAACGCCTGTCGCGTTTCGACGTCTCGCTCATCTTGAGCTCTCCTTCTGGGTGGCAAGGTAGATTGCCCGGATGGTCTGCAGCGCAGGCAGAACCGGGCCGTCGAGCTGCAGGGAGTCCGCCGGGTCCTCTCCCTGCCCGCCAGCCTCAGCAAGGTGACGAACCTGCCGGTGGACGTCTTCCCGCTCGGTGTCGGTGAATCCGCCGAAGCTCCGGCGGACAAAGGGCAGTATCTCGACGAAGTGATCGTCGGAAAGCGACATCAGCCAGGTGTTGAGGACACTGAGCAGGTCGCGGTCGTTGAGCAGAATGAGCGCGCCGCCACCGAGATAACCCTCGATCCACGCTGCCTGGTCGATCGGCCCGACGCCGGCGGACAGGTTTGCGGAGATCTCCCTGCGTGACTGTTCGTCATCGATGTGCCCGGCGTCGGTGAGTAGGCGGGTGAGGTGCCCGCGTAGCCGGGCGTCCACGTCCCGTCGAGAAGCAATGCGGGCCAGGGCCGTTCGCCAGGCGTCCACCTCGTGCGGGGTGAGGGAGATGCTGTCATTGACCCTGTCAATGAGGTCGCCGATCTCGTGGGCGGGCTCTGAACCCAGGCCGAGGACTGCAGGAAGAAGGCCGGTGCGGATGCGGGTGAGCATCCCGGAGGCGATGCCGGTGAAGATCGCGGTGTCGGTGCCGCGAACGGTGCCGTAGCGTGCGGCACCGATGATGGCGGGTACGGCCTCGAGCAGGGCGGATACGTCATGCTGCAGCGCCGCGAACCGATCAAGCTCGGCGAGGAGATCGTCCAGAGCCCCGGAAAGGTCAGCCTGAACCGCAGAGTTCAACGCCGCGGTGACGGTGGCCAGAGAGTCCAACCCGCTGAGAAGACGAGCGTGGGCAGCGGAGGCGACGGTGGTTCCCCACAGGCTGGCGACGGCGAGATTCACGGCGAAGTCCGGCTCCCAGGCCAGGGTCCACCCCTCTTTGAAAGATCCCGCGCCCGACTCCGCACGGGGGACGGCCCAGGCAATCCCGAGGATGCGGAGTCGGTGAAAGAGGGCGGACTTCTGGCGGTCATTGTCGGAGCGGAGATCGAGCGTAACCTCCTTCGGCGTGCCCTCGACCTTCAGACGGAGGCTTTTTGCGGTGGCGAGGACGTCCTTCTCGAGGGGGAGAGTCGGCACGTCAGCGGGGACTGAGCCGAGCTCGGCACCAAGGTAGAGGGCGTCGTCGATAAGTTTCCTCCGAGCATCGGAGAACTCGAAGAGGCTCGTGTCGGCGGCGTCTCGGACCTCCCAGATCCCTGGCGCGGGACGTGAGCGCAGGGCTGCGAGAGCGCCTGTCAGCCGGGTGGCGTCAATGACCTGCGCGGAGGAGGCGGGGAATCCATGTTTGCGCAGTTCCTGCGCCACGCGGGTGAACCAGGACGCGATGGTGTTGTCCGGGGTGGCGAAGAGATGGGCGTACCAGCCGGGGGCGGTGATACCGGCGCGGTAGCCTGTGCCGGAGGCGAGGCGCGCGTTGGACCAGGGCACCCACGTCATGGCGGTCTTCACCTTGGGCAGGCCCTTGAGCAGGGCGTTGTCCTCGCTGACCTTGGGCAGCGGAGCCATGAGTGCCGGAACATGCCAGGCACCACAGACGACGGCGATGCGCTCTGCGTCGGACTTGAGTGCCGCTCGCAGCACCTTGCGCATATGTGCCTCGCGGACGGCATCGACGTGGTCAACGGTTGCGTCGGCACGCACCGCAGTCATCGCGTCGGAGATCGCATCGAAGGGATCTCCACTGCGGCTATGTTCGACCAGGTCCTCCCACCAGCTTTCGGGATCCGAGTAACCGGCAGCGGAAGCCAGCGCTCCGATGGGGTCGATGCGCTCCCCGGGGAGATTCGACTCGTCTCTCGACTGCGCGAGGCGCAGCGTCGACGGCAGATCCATCGCCGTGACGGTGACACCACGCGAGGTGGCCCAACGCATGGTCTGCAGTTCGGGGGAGAACTCCGCGAAAGGGTAGAACGTGGCGACCGCGGGATCGTCCTGGACGTAGGAGATCAGGGCGACGGGCGGGCGAAAATCTTCCTCGGCGACGAAACCCACCAGCGGGTCAGCATCCGCAGGTGCCTCGAGCAGGATGAGGTCGGGGTCGAAGGCGTCGAGGGCACGGACCGTCGCCAGGGCCGAACCTGGGCCGTGGTGCCGGATGCCCAGACACCGGATCTCGGCGGGCACCTAGAGAACCTCGCGGCAGGCGCGGTAGAACTCCTGCCAGCCATCGCGTTCCCGGACGGTGGTTTCGAGATACTCCGCCCACACCGCCTTGTCCTCGACCGGTCTCATCACCACCGCGCCGGTGATGCCTGCGGCCACGTCGGCCGGGGTGAGCCGGCCATCGGAGAAGTGGGCGCTTAGTGCCAGGCCGCCGGCGAGAACGCTGATCGCCTCCGCGGTGGAGAGCGTGCCCGAGGGCGACTTCAGGGTGTGCTCGCCGTCGAGGCTCTTGCCGGCGCGCAGCTCCCGGAACACGGTGACCACCCGGGTGATCTCGTCGGCGGCGTTGATCTCCGGCAGCTCGAGGGCGGCCCCGAGGGAGGCGAGCCGGCTGGTGACGATCTCCACCTCCTGATCGAGGGAATCCGGCAGAGGCAGAACGACCGTGTTGAACCAGCGGCGAAGGGCCGAGGACAACTCGTTGACCCCACGGTCCCGGTCGTTGGCGGTGGCAATGACGTTGAAACCGCGCTGGGCCTGGATCTCGGTATTGAGCTCGGGCACGGGCAATGTCTTCTCGGAAAGTGTGGTGATCAACCCGTCCTGGACCTCCGAGGGAACGCGGGTGAGCTCCTCGATGCGCGCGATGGTGCCCGCCTCCATGGCCGACATGACGGGGGAGGCGACGAGGGCCTCCCGCGAGGGGCCCTCGGAGATCAGTCGGGCGTAGTTCCAGCCGTAACGCACCGCATCCTCGGTGGTTCCTGCGGTGCCCTGGACCAGAAGGGTGGAGTCTCCGCTGATCGCCGCCGCGAGGTTCTCCGACACCCAGGACTTGGCGGTTCCGGGCACGCCGAGGAGCAGGAGGGCTCGGTCGGTGGCCAGCGTCGCCGTGGCGATCTCGATGAGCCGGCGGTTGCCGATGTACTTGGGCGTGATCTCGGTGCCATCGGGAAGAGTCGTGCCCATGAGGAAATCGACCACCGCCCAGGGCGAGAGCTTCCAGTGGGGAGGCCGGGTGCGGGTGTCGTGCTCGGCGAGGGCATCGAGCTCCGAGCGGTAGATCTGCTCCGCGTGGGGGCGCAGCAGCTGCTCGGCGGTGGTGTCAGTCATG
This sequence is a window from Corynebacterium doosanense CAU 212 = DSM 45436. Protein-coding genes within it:
- a CDS encoding VWA domain-containing protein, with the translated sequence MSETSKRDRRWALVLGTEGRELTAEEKGMSDALGKLYDHGRGQRKLGGGNGAPRVSTWLSDIRTFFPASVVEVVQADALNKLGLRAMLNEPGILDNLEPDLELVTTLAEMSSLIPEDLKAKARQVVQTVVDDIEKRIRQSTEASVRGALDRAARTRRPRHVSDIDFDRTIRANLGNYSPELGTVIPEKLVGYRRRNTGIEKEVVLAIDQSGSMAESIIYSSVFAAVLGSIRSLKTSLVAFDTEIADLTDRLADPVDVIFGTQLGGGTDINRAVAYCSGLITSPTDSVFILISDLYENGVRSELLSRMHELKERGVIAIVLLALSDSGAPAYDKDLAAELRAMDIPAFACTPDLFPELFAAAVAGDDLAAFVDHSREED
- a CDS encoding DUF5682 family protein, translating into MPAEIRCLGIRHHGPGSALATVRALDAFDPDLILLEAPADADPLVGFVAEEDFRPPVALISYVQDDPAVATFYPFAEFSPELQTMRWATSRGVTVTAMDLPSTLRLAQSRDESNLPGERIDPIGALASAAGYSDPESWWEDLVEHSRSGDPFDAISDAMTAVRADATVDHVDAVREAHMRKVLRAALKSDAERIAVVCGAWHVPALMAPLPKVSEDNALLKGLPKVKTAMTWVPWSNARLASGTGYRAGITAPGWYAHLFATPDNTIASWFTRVAQELRKHGFPASSAQVIDATRLTGALAALRSRPAPGIWEVRDAADTSLFEFSDARRKLIDDALYLGAELGSVPADVPTLPLEKDVLATAKSLRLKVEGTPKEVTLDLRSDNDRQKSALFHRLRILGIAWAVPRAESGAGSFKEGWTLAWEPDFAVNLAVASLWGTTVASAAHARLLSGLDSLATVTAALNSAVQADLSGALDDLLAELDRFAALQHDVSALLEAVPAIIGAARYGTVRGTDTAIFTGIASGMLTRIRTGLLPAVLGLGSEPAHEIGDLIDRVNDSISLTPHEVDAWRTALARIASRRDVDARLRGHLTRLLTDAGHIDDEQSRREISANLSAGVGPIDQAAWIEGYLGGGALILLNDRDLLSVLNTWLMSLSDDHFVEILPFVRRSFGGFTDTEREDVHRQVRHLAEAGGQGEDPADSLQLDGPVLPALQTIRAIYLATQKESSR
- a CDS encoding formate/nitrite transporter family protein; the protein is MALNDIAHGAVNKKLFLMEKDLPRFAVRSILAGVYLTLGTAFAVVAGQAVEKTAPGHGLGALVFAFLFGLGLFSIVILNSELATGNMMFGSYGAATGQIGWGKALWFMFVTTVFNLVGALLIAAIIGVSAKFHGFDTTHLAATLTEGKLNKSWWDALIEGIAANFVVNMAIVGALFAKDFVSKFFVIVPIIAIFVGLGLEHVIANFSLMSITGFAGLFNGGVYLESWSIGAIALNWVMVWIGNVIGGGLLIGGVYAWLNKGDEVYRD
- a CDS encoding ATP-binding protein; this encodes MTDTTAEQLLRPHAEQIYRSELDALAEHDTRTRPPHWKLSPWAVVDFLMGTTLPDGTEITPKYIGNRRLIEIATATLATDRALLLLGVPGTAKSWVSENLAAAISGDSTLLVQGTAGTTEDAVRYGWNYARLISEGPSREALVASPVMSAMEAGTIARIEELTRVPSEVQDGLITTLSEKTLPVPELNTEIQAQRGFNVIATANDRDRGVNELSSALRRWFNTVVLPLPDSLDQEVEIVTSRLASLGAALELPEINAADEITRVVTVFRELRAGKSLDGEHTLKSPSGTLSTAEAISVLAGGLALSAHFSDGRLTPADVAAGITGAVVMRPVEDKAVWAEYLETTVRERDGWQEFYRACREVL